The following are encoded in a window of Psychrobacter sp. P11F6 genomic DNA:
- the rpoZ gene encoding DNA-directed RNA polymerase subunit omega — MARVTIEDCLDNVDNRFELILVASKRARQLAKGIAEPLVDVDNDKPTVLALREIAAGKITRDILNQPEHNFATSSLDLALSGDHGF, encoded by the coding sequence ATGGCACGAGTGACGATTGAAGATTGTTTGGATAATGTTGATAATCGCTTTGAACTGATTTTAGTGGCAAGCAAACGTGCACGTCAATTGGCTAAAGGTATCGCAGAACCATTGGTTGATGTGGATAATGACAAGCCTACGGTATTGGCATTGCGTGAAATCGCTGCTGGTAAAATCACTCGCGATATCCTAAATCAGCCAGAGCACAACTTTGCCACCAGTTCATTAGATTTGGCACTGTCAGGCGATCATGGTTTTTAA
- the ispH gene encoding 4-hydroxy-3-methylbut-2-enyl diphosphate reductase, protein MQIYLANPRGFCAGVDRAIAIVNEALTRFEPPIYVRHEVVHNKFVVSDLANRGAVFVEELHEVPDGSIVIFSAHGVSKAVEDEAERRDLTVFDATCPLVTKVHIEVAKFAQEGMDAVLIGHAGHPEVEGTMGRFNRRHGGHIHLVENEADVAALSVQNAERLAFVTQTTLSMDDTARVIDALREKFPSIQGPRKDDICYATQNRQDAVKDLASRCEVVLVVGSPNSSNSNRLRELAERMNCRAYLIDNASEMDKSWLDGVQSIGVTAGASAPEVLIQEVLQQLQDWGGDLPSELSGIEENVTFSLPKALRIPVTQVGK, encoded by the coding sequence ATGCAAATTTATCTTGCCAATCCACGTGGATTTTGTGCTGGTGTGGATCGCGCGATTGCGATTGTGAACGAAGCATTGACACGTTTTGAACCGCCCATTTATGTCCGTCACGAGGTGGTACATAATAAATTTGTCGTCTCTGATTTGGCCAATCGCGGTGCGGTCTTTGTGGAAGAACTTCATGAAGTGCCAGATGGCTCTATCGTTATTTTTTCTGCTCATGGTGTATCAAAAGCTGTCGAAGATGAGGCTGAACGCCGCGATTTGACCGTATTTGATGCCACTTGTCCGCTGGTCACTAAGGTACATATCGAAGTCGCTAAATTTGCGCAAGAGGGTATGGATGCGGTATTGATTGGGCACGCTGGACATCCCGAAGTGGAAGGCACGATGGGGCGCTTTAACCGTCGCCACGGCGGTCACATTCATTTGGTTGAAAACGAAGCCGATGTGGCAGCATTGAGTGTACAAAATGCCGAACGTTTGGCATTTGTTACCCAAACGACCTTATCTATGGATGACACCGCACGCGTTATCGATGCACTGCGTGAAAAATTCCCTAGTATTCAAGGTCCGCGCAAAGACGATATCTGTTATGCCACGCAAAATCGCCAAGATGCGGTAAAAGACTTAGCTAGTCGCTGTGAGGTGGTCTTGGTGGTCGGCTCGCCCAATTCATCAAACTCTAATCGTCTGCGTGAGCTGGCTGAGCGGATGAATTGCCGTGCGTATTTAATCGACAATGCCAGTGAGATGGATAAAAGCTGGTTGGATGGTGTGCAGAGTATCGGCGTCACCGCTGGCGCATCAGCACCCGAAGTACTGATTCAAGAAGTGCTACAGCAACTGCAAGATTGGGGTGGTGATTTACCGAGTGAGCTATCAGGCATCGAAGAAAATGTCACTTTCAGTCTGCCTAAAGCCTTGCGTATCCCAGTTACCCAAGTGGGTAAATAG
- the gmk gene encoding guanylate kinase encodes MTGSLFIITAASGTGKTSLVKQLLATTNDLTVSVSHTTRTPRPGEIDGHHYHFTDVEKFVTAIGENKFLEHAEVFGNYYGTSEQSVRTQLEAGVDVILEIDWQGALQVKKIFTDAIMIFILPPSIATLRQRLSTRGQDTMEVIEQRLAGAVTEMAQYVHFDFVIINDNFEVALTELKAIIVADRQTLKRQQQRYHRTISNLLSNKVEE; translated from the coding sequence ATGACAGGTTCATTATTTATTATTACCGCCGCCTCAGGTACGGGCAAAACCTCACTGGTAAAGCAGCTACTTGCCACGACTAATGACTTAACCGTCAGCGTATCACACACCACGCGCACGCCGCGTCCCGGCGAGATTGATGGTCACCATTATCATTTTACCGATGTCGAAAAATTTGTAACTGCCATCGGTGAAAACAAGTTTTTAGAACATGCTGAGGTCTTTGGTAATTACTATGGCACCTCGGAGCAAAGCGTGCGGACGCAGTTAGAAGCAGGCGTCGATGTTATTTTAGAGATTGATTGGCAGGGCGCACTACAAGTCAAAAAAATCTTTACTGACGCCATTATGATTTTTATTTTACCGCCAAGTATTGCCACTTTACGTCAGCGCTTATCGACGCGTGGGCAAGATACTATGGAGGTAATAGAGCAACGTCTGGCTGGCGCAGTGACTGAGATGGCGCAATATGTCCATTTTGATTTCGTGATTATTAATGACAATTTTGAGGTCGCTTTAACTGAGCTAAAAGCCATTATCGTGGCGGACAGGCAGACGCTTAAGCGTCAACAGCAGCGGTATCATCGCACCATCAGCAATTTACTTAGTAATAAAGTAGAAGAGTAA
- a CDS encoding primosomal protein N', which produces MLVQVALPVPLYRVFDYSIPADINTLSSPSLPPIGCRVEVSFGRQTLIGIVIAHIPEANSSVPLNKLKPINKCLDAEPILETSMLNLAHWLARYYHYPLGDVLAVMLPTLVRQGKPLDLLITHWRILPHVSDNDFRANAKKQKQQFDMLKLHGERGASEDVLLLEGMERSFLKALEDKGLIERYIQTKQSPAPVKLAKMPLDLNDEQKLAVTAIIAAHEANRYTGFLLNGITGSGKTEVYLQAMQAVLEAGKQVLILVPEIGLTPQTRARFASRFAAHIVLLHSGINNTHRLHGWQDCRTGHAQIIIGTRSAVLYPFADLGLIVVDEAHDGSYKQQDTLRYHAADVALYRGLQANIPVVLGTATPSLEHLKLVNDGKLVECQLQTRPGNAKLATMQLIDARLQSTHQQTTDDGARYDTGLTDALIGAIRQTLEAGDQVLIFLNRRGYAPVLLCEACGWQADCPRCDAHLTVHYNSQSQHNAYSRSYLKCHHCDWQAYIPTVCPDCGSQNLDAKGMGTTRLSENLHAIFANPQTSKELYPIIQIDRDTTRRKDSWENIYQRINQGNPAILVGTQMVAKGHHFPNVTLVCLPNADRGFLSADFRSPEHTAQLMIQVAGRAGRGDKSGRVLIQTLQPDNELLLKLVKDGYLSFARELLQERKMMRLPPHSHAALIRCEGKTLAATTQALKDAIAILPNGHNLAVLGPIDAPMSKKNSRYHVQLLLLGKNRQQLHHVLQHWWQPVLTLPIAKYLKLTLDIDPIGW; this is translated from the coding sequence ATGTTGGTACAAGTTGCTCTACCCGTGCCCCTTTATCGGGTATTTGACTATAGCATACCAGCAGATATAAACACCTTATCAAGCCCTTCTTTACCCCCTATTGGCTGCCGTGTGGAAGTATCCTTTGGTCGTCAGACTTTAATCGGTATCGTCATCGCTCATATTCCAGAAGCAAATAGCAGCGTGCCACTTAATAAGCTAAAACCTATCAATAAATGCTTGGATGCTGAGCCTATTTTAGAGACCAGCATGCTAAATCTGGCACATTGGCTGGCGCGTTATTATCACTACCCGCTTGGTGACGTTTTAGCAGTCATGCTGCCAACTCTCGTTCGTCAAGGTAAGCCGCTGGATTTACTGATTACCCATTGGCGAATTTTGCCACATGTAAGCGACAATGACTTTCGTGCCAATGCCAAAAAACAAAAACAACAATTCGATATGCTTAAGCTGCATGGTGAGCGTGGCGCGAGTGAAGATGTTTTATTGCTAGAAGGCATGGAAAGGAGTTTTTTAAAGGCGCTCGAAGACAAAGGTTTAATCGAGCGCTATATTCAGACCAAACAATCACCTGCGCCTGTTAAATTAGCAAAAATGCCCCTTGATCTCAATGACGAGCAAAAACTCGCCGTTACCGCCATTATTGCGGCTCATGAAGCCAATCGCTACACGGGGTTTTTATTAAATGGCATCACTGGTAGTGGCAAGACAGAAGTCTATCTGCAAGCGATGCAAGCCGTATTGGAAGCTGGCAAACAGGTATTGATTTTGGTACCTGAGATTGGATTGACGCCGCAGACGCGCGCGCGTTTTGCCAGTCGCTTTGCCGCTCATATTGTCCTGCTACATTCTGGCATAAATAATACCCATCGCCTGCACGGCTGGCAAGACTGCCGTACCGGTCATGCCCAAATCATTATCGGCACGCGCTCAGCGGTGCTATATCCTTTTGCAGATTTGGGCTTAATTGTCGTGGATGAAGCGCATGATGGCTCTTATAAGCAGCAAGATACCTTGCGCTATCATGCCGCCGACGTGGCACTTTATCGCGGACTACAAGCCAATATCCCTGTCGTACTGGGTACGGCGACGCCATCTCTTGAGCATCTAAAACTGGTCAATGACGGTAAGCTGGTGGAGTGCCAACTGCAAACTCGTCCCGGTAATGCGAAGCTTGCAACCATGCAGCTGATTGATGCGCGCCTGCAAAGTACTCATCAGCAAACGACGGACGACGGCGCGCGCTATGATACTGGGCTGACCGATGCGCTAATTGGGGCAATACGGCAAACGCTAGAAGCGGGCGATCAAGTATTAATATTTTTAAACCGTCGCGGCTATGCGCCAGTTTTGCTATGCGAAGCTTGCGGTTGGCAAGCAGATTGTCCGCGCTGCGACGCGCATCTAACCGTTCATTACAATAGCCAGTCCCAACACAACGCTTATAGTAGATCCTATTTAAAATGCCATCACTGTGATTGGCAAGCCTATATTCCAACAGTTTGCCCTGATTGTGGCAGTCAAAATTTGGATGCCAAAGGGATGGGCACGACGAGGCTTAGCGAAAACCTGCATGCGATTTTTGCCAATCCGCAAACCAGTAAAGAGCTTTACCCCATTATCCAAATCGATCGCGATACCACCAGACGTAAAGACAGCTGGGAGAATATCTATCAGCGTATCAATCAAGGCAATCCTGCCATCTTGGTTGGCACGCAGATGGTCGCCAAAGGTCATCATTTCCCTAATGTTACGCTTGTCTGCTTACCAAACGCCGATCGTGGTTTCTTGTCCGCCGACTTTCGCTCGCCGGAACATACTGCGCAATTGATGATTCAGGTCGCAGGACGTGCCGGTCGCGGTGATAAATCTGGTCGTGTACTCATTCAAACGCTGCAACCAGACAATGAATTATTATTGAAACTGGTCAAAGATGGTTATTTGTCTTTTGCTCGCGAGCTATTGCAAGAGCGTAAAATGATGCGTTTACCACCGCACAGTCATGCTGCCCTGATACGCTGTGAAGGCAAAACCCTTGCTGCCACGACCCAAGCCCTTAAAGATGCCATTGCCATTCTGCCAAATGGGCATAATCTCGCCGTACTAGGACCTATCGATGCACCAATGAGTAAAAAGAATAGCCGTTACCACGTCCAACTACTACTTTTAGGCAAAAATCGACAGCAATTACACCATGTATTACAGCACTGGTGGCAGCCCGTATTGACCTTGCCAATTGCCAAGTATCTTAAACTCACTTTGGATATCGACCCTATTGGTTGGTAG
- a CDS encoding RidA family protein, whose product MTRQTIQTDKAPAAVGTYSQAVKVGNTVYISGQLGFDPDTMELKEGFKAQAEQVFENIKAICEAAGGSLNDVVKFNVSLTDLSDFAALNDVFVANLSEPYPARAAVQVAALPKGGVVEIESILYIE is encoded by the coding sequence ATGACTCGTCAAACCATTCAAACTGATAAAGCCCCTGCTGCCGTTGGTACTTATTCACAAGCCGTCAAAGTCGGTAACACCGTCTATATTTCAGGACAATTGGGTTTTGACCCTGATACCATGGAATTAAAAGAAGGTTTTAAAGCACAGGCTGAGCAAGTGTTTGAAAACATCAAAGCCATCTGTGAAGCGGCTGGTGGCAGCTTAAATGACGTGGTTAAATTCAACGTGTCATTGACTGATTTGAGTGATTTTGCGGCACTAAACGACGTGTTTGTTGCCAATTTGAGCGAGCCATATCCTGCCCGTGCAGCCGTCCAAGTAGCGGCGTTACCTAAAGGCGGTGTGGTCGAGATTGAGTCAATTTTATATATTGAGTAA
- a CDS encoding monovalent cation:proton antiporter-2 (CPA2) family protein, with product MFAAATGSPNLMLQATIFLGAALLFVPLGKRFGIATVLGYLITGLILGPSGLDVAGDAESLLHFSEFGVVMLLFIIGLELQPSRLWALRRSIFVLGGLQVGLTGTLLMGLLHQIFGLQLDTAFIVGFGLALSSTAFVLQILTEKQQLSSTHGREAFTILLFQDIAVIPLLAVIPFLSGVREQSYDLIYFGKVFAVFAGLIFASRYVVRPFFKFVASSGASELLTAVALFIVMGVSILMGQIGLSMALGAFLTGVLLADSEYRHELEASIEPFKGLLLGLFFMSVGMLTDVKLILAKPIFIIGCAMALMAIKFGVITAIAKISGNRWPTSIRLGVTLAQGGEFAFVLFSVATAQNVLRPELANTLNLIVTISMALTPLAFLLLEKIGEPLFAKSKPSREYDAIPDHEHQVIIAGFGRVGQIIGRVLRMHNIEFTAIERSANRVDFVRKFGNQVYYGDPKNPEILRAAGIKKARVFILAIDDLERSITTAQYLRKNYPDLIVLARARDRQHYYRLREVGVRHIWRETYLSSLDMSRESLQLLGISPEKARETVQTFRDYDDDLIERQQAIYDDEASMIESAQSAMAELESLFDEDIDKARKMDLTDFYDALKSKATPVDKKDDVATDSNT from the coding sequence ATGTTCGCTGCCGCCACCGGCTCACCAAATTTAATGTTACAAGCTACAATCTTCTTAGGAGCAGCCCTGCTCTTTGTACCCCTTGGTAAACGTTTTGGCATTGCGACGGTCTTAGGTTATCTCATTACAGGATTGATATTGGGGCCAAGTGGTCTAGACGTCGCAGGCGATGCTGAGAGCTTGTTGCACTTCTCTGAGTTTGGCGTGGTCATGCTACTGTTCATTATCGGGCTTGAGCTGCAACCCTCAAGATTATGGGCACTGCGGCGTTCGATATTTGTCCTCGGTGGTTTGCAAGTCGGTCTGACTGGCACATTATTAATGGGGCTGTTACATCAAATTTTTGGCTTACAGCTCGATACTGCTTTTATCGTCGGTTTTGGCCTTGCCTTGTCATCCACAGCTTTTGTATTACAAATACTGACGGAAAAACAGCAGCTTTCTAGCACCCACGGTCGTGAAGCGTTCACGATTTTATTATTCCAAGATATTGCGGTCATTCCATTGTTAGCTGTTATTCCTTTCCTATCAGGGGTGCGCGAACAAAGTTATGATTTGATTTATTTTGGCAAAGTTTTTGCGGTTTTTGCTGGACTGATTTTTGCTAGTCGTTATGTCGTTCGTCCCTTCTTTAAGTTTGTAGCGTCTAGTGGTGCATCAGAATTACTGACCGCCGTTGCGCTATTTATCGTGATGGGTGTATCGATTTTGATGGGCCAAATTGGTTTATCGATGGCATTGGGTGCTTTTTTGACAGGGGTACTGCTCGCAGATTCTGAGTATCGCCATGAGCTGGAAGCCAGTATTGAGCCGTTTAAAGGATTGCTACTTGGCTTGTTTTTTATGTCGGTCGGTATGCTGACTGATGTCAAACTCATTTTGGCAAAACCTATCTTTATCATCGGCTGTGCAATGGCATTGATGGCTATCAAATTTGGTGTCATTACCGCCATTGCAAAGATATCAGGCAATCGCTGGCCAACCAGTATCAGACTGGGTGTGACACTCGCTCAAGGTGGTGAATTTGCTTTTGTTTTATTCAGTGTTGCTACTGCTCAAAATGTGTTGCGACCTGAGCTTGCCAACACCCTGAACCTTATCGTCACTATCTCCATGGCACTCACACCGTTGGCATTTTTGTTACTTGAGAAAATCGGTGAGCCGTTATTTGCCAAAAGCAAACCCAGCCGCGAATACGATGCCATCCCCGATCATGAACATCAAGTCATTATTGCTGGCTTTGGGCGCGTCGGTCAGATTATCGGTCGTGTACTACGCATGCACAACATCGAATTTACCGCCATTGAACGCTCAGCGAATCGTGTCGATTTCGTTCGTAAATTTGGTAACCAAGTCTATTACGGCGACCCAAAAAACCCTGAGATATTGCGCGCGGCTGGTATTAAAAAAGCCCGTGTGTTTATTTTAGCCATCGATGATTTAGAGCGCTCTATCACCACGGCTCAATACTTACGTAAAAACTATCCAGACTTGATTGTCTTGGCACGGGCACGTGACCGTCAGCATTATTATCGGTTGCGTGAGGTCGGTGTGCGTCATATTTGGCGTGAGACTTACCTATCGTCCTTGGATATGTCGCGTGAATCGCTACAACTGCTTGGCATCTCACCAGAAAAAGCGCGCGAGACGGTGCAAACTTTCCGCGATTACGACGATGACTTGATTGAACGTCAGCAAGCGATCTATGATGATGAAGCCAGCATGATTGAATCCGCACAATCAGCGATGGCAGAGCTAGAAAGCTTGTTTGATGAAGACATTGATAAAGCCCGAAAAATGGACTTAACGGATTTCTATGACGCGTTGAAAAGTAAAGCAACACCCGTTGATAAAAAGGACGACGTTGCAACTGACTCTAACACCTAA
- a CDS encoding RelA/SpoT family protein, with protein sequence MSQTLPKLSHHLVDEAQYNLLRSVGYLTAAERRDIIDACEFGDIAHIKDKRKSGEPYITHPIAVAEILAGFRLDRDTIIAAILHDTVEDTEVSDEQIEQRYGKIVARLVDGVTKLKSSSHNKQQNKAATFHKILTATLADPRVLIIKLADRLHNMSTLDAVRPEKQRTTAQETLDFYVPFARLMGLNDIADYIEVLCYRNLDSDMYNKLSDKLLQHGLGRNFQREAIHRYLSIVLNNLGLNGLVKVLDNRVVIYRQFFRNRGEINALLRHYAFEIVLDNVEACDKLAYYLIKKYQIDDSHIADNIRRPLPGGNQSLTLIYERDNDVVKVTILTKQMQSAARLGVIGAEHASDVSQSVIQASLRNMKDLVDEDSLDENSPDFSAAVSTINELMDYLHSSKIICYSPKGRAYELPQGATALDFAYAVGPMVGNVAVGANIDGKKAKLGTVVKNGQLVEIEVNSHSEPKAEWLGFVVTNKAREEILRWFKDLSPADKQHHGQQALDRALKTYQKSLDDLTDSDWKNLTEWRGLTEKSELFEQISSGTLLPQLVVTRLFSDEVNDLQAQEHSDDMTQPQQLIVNASGVELDFANCCHPIYGDPIVGHLSRHGLVVHRHKCFSLDDIRKDNPYQVIQLRWRNDKAVKQGDAGDHDIKNTGKIRFPAYLKLSIALSDEQITEVIYHLRQLNIGVEKVDVRSSDTIIHIIVRSRNHLAQGIRELRSLLGFPNIIRLYQL encoded by the coding sequence ATGAGTCAAACCTTACCCAAACTCAGCCATCATTTAGTCGATGAGGCTCAATATAATTTACTGCGCTCAGTAGGTTACCTCACTGCTGCTGAACGCCGTGATATTATTGATGCCTGTGAGTTCGGTGATATTGCGCACATCAAAGATAAGCGTAAATCAGGAGAGCCTTATATCACCCACCCGATTGCGGTGGCCGAGATACTGGCAGGTTTTCGTTTGGATCGGGATACGATTATTGCAGCGATTTTGCATGATACGGTCGAAGACACCGAGGTGAGCGATGAGCAGATTGAGCAGCGCTATGGAAAAATAGTGGCGAGACTGGTCGATGGTGTGACTAAGCTAAAATCATCCTCACACAATAAACAGCAAAACAAAGCAGCTACCTTTCATAAAATTTTGACAGCCACCCTTGCTGACCCACGCGTATTGATTATTAAGCTTGCTGACCGCTTACATAATATGTCGACACTGGATGCAGTACGCCCCGAAAAACAACGCACTACAGCACAAGAAACGTTGGACTTTTATGTGCCGTTTGCGCGGCTAATGGGTCTTAATGATATTGCCGATTATATCGAGGTGCTCTGTTATCGTAATCTTGATTCTGATATGTACAACAAACTGTCTGACAAGCTACTACAGCACGGGCTTGGGCGTAACTTTCAAAGAGAGGCCATCCATCGCTATTTAAGTATTGTCCTCAATAATTTGGGGTTGAATGGTCTGGTCAAAGTTTTAGACAATCGCGTGGTCATCTACCGTCAGTTTTTCCGCAATCGCGGTGAAATCAATGCTCTACTCCGTCATTATGCCTTTGAGATTGTCCTCGATAATGTCGAAGCCTGTGACAAGCTGGCCTATTACTTAATTAAAAAATACCAGATTGATGACTCTCATATCGCTGATAATATTCGTCGTCCGCTACCGGGTGGCAATCAGTCGCTCACGCTTATCTATGAGCGCGATAACGATGTCGTCAAAGTGACGATTTTGACCAAGCAAATGCAAAGCGCAGCGCGGCTTGGTGTTATCGGTGCAGAGCATGCCTCAGACGTTAGCCAATCGGTTATCCAAGCCTCATTACGCAATATGAAAGATTTGGTCGATGAAGACAGCTTAGATGAAAATAGCCCAGACTTTTCAGCGGCAGTCTCTACCATTAATGAGCTGATGGATTACCTACACTCCAGTAAAATCATCTGCTACAGTCCAAAGGGTCGCGCTTATGAGCTACCACAAGGCGCAACCGCACTAGACTTTGCTTACGCTGTCGGACCGATGGTCGGCAATGTAGCCGTTGGCGCCAATATCGATGGTAAAAAAGCCAAACTTGGCACAGTCGTTAAGAATGGGCAGCTGGTTGAAATAGAAGTCAATAGCCACTCAGAACCAAAAGCAGAATGGCTAGGATTTGTCGTGACCAATAAAGCACGTGAAGAGATTTTGCGTTGGTTTAAAGACTTGTCTCCTGCTGATAAGCAACACCATGGTCAACAAGCCTTAGATCGGGCGCTAAAAACCTATCAAAAAAGTCTCGATGACTTAACCGATAGTGATTGGAAAAACCTCACTGAATGGCGTGGCTTGACCGAAAAATCCGAACTATTTGAGCAAATAAGCTCTGGTACGTTACTACCACAGCTGGTGGTAACTCGCTTGTTTAGCGATGAAGTCAATGATTTACAAGCACAAGAACACAGCGATGATATGACCCAACCACAGCAGCTGATAGTCAATGCGTCTGGGGTTGAGCTTGATTTTGCCAATTGTTGTCATCCTATTTATGGTGATCCTATCGTCGGTCACTTGTCCCGTCACGGTCTGGTTGTTCATCGACACAAGTGCTTTTCACTTGACGATATTCGTAAAGACAATCCTTATCAGGTTATACAACTGCGCTGGCGTAATGACAAGGCCGTAAAACAAGGTGACGCTGGCGATCATGATATAAAAAATACCGGAAAAATTCGCTTTCCAGCCTATTTAAAACTATCTATTGCCCTCAGCGACGAACAAATTACTGAAGTAATCTATCATTTACGCCAATTAAATATAGGGGTAGAAAAAGTAGATGTGCGTAGCAGTGACACCATCATCCATATCATCGTTCGTAGTCGCAATCATCTAGCTCAAGGCATTCGCGAGCTACGCTCCTTGCTAGGTTTCCCAAACATCATCAGGCTGTATCAGCTGTAG
- a CDS encoding pilin, translating into MLFIETDSPPPFYQEQLTPAKRTQLDKWFIGHRSQHYYLKRFEQFDAQGYLSPKWHWAAFFVTFPWLLYRKRYMDAIVYSVAGWSFIQLNVALVLVAFEFLAMSFIPDAYHMATRIGIAAIIWLFWSFMVARWTDAYYYRMARREIADAIDDYPRDEAAQKVHLRREGGVSLFGLGLGFGIFAFALMVIKIQFLPIIAKPKANEVLFDAYDTAKTAQNRVALIYQQTGQCPIHLPIDTGTQQIRIDIDKEAAGVVETDCAVIATIQNVQFPIRYLNQQTLVFYHVPDSDSWNCTSSLNKKLAPASCMPD; encoded by the coding sequence ATGCTATTTATCGAGACGGATTCGCCGCCCCCTTTTTACCAAGAACAGCTGACTCCTGCTAAGCGTACACAACTTGATAAATGGTTTATCGGTCACCGTAGCCAGCATTATTATCTGAAACGTTTTGAGCAGTTCGATGCGCAAGGTTATCTGTCGCCAAAATGGCATTGGGCAGCATTTTTTGTGACGTTTCCTTGGCTCCTCTATCGCAAACGCTATATGGATGCGATTGTCTATAGCGTGGCTGGCTGGTCGTTTATTCAGCTCAATGTGGCACTGGTATTGGTTGCGTTTGAATTTTTGGCAATGTCCTTCATCCCTGATGCTTACCACATGGCGACACGCATAGGTATTGCCGCGATCATTTGGTTATTTTGGTCGTTCATGGTGGCGCGTTGGACGGATGCGTATTATTACCGCATGGCGCGACGTGAGATTGCAGATGCTATCGATGATTATCCGCGTGATGAAGCAGCGCAAAAGGTGCATCTGCGCCGAGAAGGTGGGGTCAGTTTATTTGGGTTAGGATTGGGGTTTGGTATTTTTGCCTTTGCTTTAATGGTTATTAAGATACAGTTTTTACCAATTATTGCCAAGCCAAAAGCCAATGAAGTACTGTTCGATGCGTATGATACAGCCAAAACGGCACAAAATCGTGTGGCACTGATTTATCAACAGACAGGGCAATGTCCGATTCATTTGCCTATTGATACAGGCACTCAGCAGATACGAATTGATATCGATAAAGAGGCCGCTGGCGTAGTAGAAACGGATTGTGCAGTCATTGCGACCATCCAAAACGTTCAGTTCCCTATCCGCTATCTAAATCAGCAGACACTGGTTTTTTACCATGTGCCAGACAGCGATAGTTGGAACTGTACAAGTTCACTAAATAAGAAACTGGCACCAGCAAGCTGTATGCCCGATTAG
- a CDS encoding cation diffusion facilitator family transporter → MSQNKSNAEQGNHSHQNDTVNVANHLHKDDESNYTHDNQATHDHDEHLEQTTAPRDTKGYQRTLLLSFIIITGYMFIEAIGGWLTGSLALLSDAGHMLSDAIALGATLMAFKIGEKAATHQKTFGYKRFEILVATVNGATLVIIALMIFYEAIKRFNSPPEIATQGMLIVATIGMLVNILVAWLMHRGSRGGDAHGHSHTGSHKDSHEDTQGKNAGKKPVNLNMQSAYLHVLSDLMGSVAAIVAALLMMSFGWVWADAAASVIVAILILFSGYRVVRDSVHILMEGTPEGISLVDVEDKLLAHPQVRQVHDLHVWSITSGLNALSCHVVVDGEISIYESSILIASLEQSLLELGIHHATIQVESASHPQTEAHSDALVCDISEQQTEGNNHIGHNH, encoded by the coding sequence ATGAGTCAAAATAAATCAAACGCTGAACAAGGCAACCATTCTCATCAGAATGATACTGTTAATGTGGCTAACCATCTGCATAAAGATGATGAGAGCAACTACACTCATGACAATCAAGCCACTCACGATCACGATGAACACTTAGAGCAAACAACAGCCCCAAGAGACACCAAGGGCTATCAGCGCACCTTGCTGCTTAGCTTTATCATTATCACAGGCTATATGTTTATTGAAGCCATCGGTGGCTGGCTGACTGGCAGTTTGGCGCTATTATCTGATGCAGGTCACATGCTCAGTGATGCAATCGCACTTGGCGCCACTCTGATGGCATTTAAAATTGGTGAAAAAGCAGCCACTCATCAAAAGACGTTTGGTTATAAACGCTTTGAGATTTTAGTCGCAACAGTCAATGGTGCGACGCTGGTCATTATTGCGCTAATGATTTTTTATGAGGCGATTAAGCGCTTTAATTCACCGCCTGAAATTGCTACCCAAGGCATGCTTATCGTTGCTACTATCGGTATGTTGGTCAATATTTTGGTTGCGTGGCTGATGCATCGAGGCAGTCGCGGTGGAGATGCGCATGGTCACAGTCATACTGGTAGTCACAAAGACAGTCATGAAGACACTCAAGGAAAAAATGCGGGTAAAAAACCAGTTAACCTTAATATGCAAAGTGCTTACCTGCATGTATTGAGTGACTTAATGGGTTCGGTTGCCGCTATTGTTGCCGCGCTTTTGATGATGAGCTTCGGCTGGGTTTGGGCGGATGCAGCAGCCTCGGTGATTGTCGCGATACTGATATTATTTAGTGGTTATCGCGTCGTGCGTGATTCGGTCCATATTTTGATGGAAGGCACGCCAGAAGGCATATCCTTAGTGGATGTCGAAGATAAATTACTTGCCCATCCGCAAGTACGACAAGTCCATGACCTGCATGTTTGGAGTATTACTAGTGGTCTCAACGCCTTATCTTGCCATGTGGTCGTCGATGGCGAGATCAGTATTTATGAGTCTAGTATCTTGATTGCCAGTTTAGAACAAAGCTTGCTTGAGCTCGGTATCCATCATGCGACCATTCAGGTAGAAAGCGCATCACATCCGCAGACTGAGGCACATAGCGATGCGCTGGTCTGCGATATCTCAGAACAACAAACAGAGGGTAATAATCATATTGGTCACAATCATTAA